In Chryseobacterium sp., the genomic window CGGTGTGCTCCTGCCTTAAAACGGGTTGGTGATTTCGCTCCTAGAGATGCATTATTGGTATTGCTTACGTTATAATTGAAAGTATTGCTTCCAAAAGTATTGCTCAGATCAAACAGCCAGTCATTGACATTGTATTTTGCTCCTACAGCATAAGAAATATCATACACCTGGGAGCCCAGGACAGCCTGAAATCCGTTGGGATAAATAGATGAAACAACATTAAATGTTTCACTGGGAAGCCTTCTGAAGCCATATCCTTTTCCTTCTTTGATGCTGAAACCACCAAAAGAATAAAATTTAAAACGGTCATTAAAAGGATATTCCGCATTGAAAAACAACTGTGCCTGCCTGATCTGTGCATCTCCGATCTGGAAATTAAAATCATTTCGGGAAAGCCCGTTCTGAGCGATCAGGGCATCATCATAGGCTCTGGAAATCTGGCTTCCTGTTTCCGCTGACCCATACTCAAAGTAATTGCTATAATTTTTGGTCGCAACCGGAGAAACATTCGGCAGTACAATACCATTGGCAGTGATCACTCCGTTATTATTGACTACATTTAAATTCGACTGGTCGTAGATGATCAGGTCATGATTCTGGGTTCTTGTTGTTTTTCCTCTGTGGCTTAGCTGTAAGGAGAGGTTAACGTAGCTGTCTTTTTTTCCTAAAGAAGTTCCATAGTTTGCTCCGGCCTGGTAGGTATCTCCGTCATTTCTCCCGCTCAATCCGTAAGTAACACTTGCCGAAGCTCCGGCATTTTTCTTAAGAATAATATTGATCACTCCTGCAATGGCATCCGAGCCATACTGAGCAGCGGCACCATCCCTTAATACTTCAATTTTTTCAATAGCAATCACGGGTATCGTACTCAGATCTGTTCCTACAGAGCCGTTTCCGACAGTATTCTGATAGTTCACCAGGGAAGTGGTAGGTCTTCTTTTTCCATTCACCAGCACCAAAACCTGGTCCGGTCCCATTCCTCTCAAGGTGACGGGATCTATATGCTCTGTCCCGTCAGAAGCAGACTGTCGTACCGAATTAAATGAAGGGATGACATAGTTCAGCAGATCCTGAACGGTGATCTGGGGAGATGCTTTTTGTATCTTTTCAATATTGATAACATCTACGGGAACAGGAGTTTCTATTTTTGTTCTCTTAGCATTACGGTTTCCTACGATAATGATATCTTCAATTTGTTTTCCTGCTTCTTCTTTTTCCTGGGCTGCTGCTCCAATGGTTCCAAGCAGTAATACGGCGATGCTTAATTTTTTCATCTATTGTTCTTGCAAAATTATTAATACCGTCCGGAGGATCAATCCCCGGCTCAACAAGACTTCAAGAAATGGAATTCATATAAGAATATTGACTTCGCTTATCTCCCCCTTTGGGTTGGAATTAGCACCTTTACACTTCTGGAACCGTGCAGGTTGCTAAGGTTTCTCCGGGCCAAATCCCTCCACCTTTCTTGATAAATCTACTGCAAAAGTAGACTATTTTTTTCAATAGGCAAAAAAAGCAAATCTGCGGGTCTGCAAATTTGCTTTTTTGTGATTTTCAAGCTCCCCTCCAGTCTATTTTACAATCATCTTTTGAATGGCAATACCGGTTTCGGATCTCAGATGAACTAAATATGTTCCCGCCGGATAGTCGACCTTTAATTCGTAAGTCCCGCTTTCACGATCAAGCCTGATTGTATTTAATCTTTTACCCGTCATGTCAACAATGGCAATCTCTCCATTTTTAGCTTTGTTAAAAATTAATTTTACAGAACCGTTTTTCACCGGATTATCTGCAATTTGAAGGGATAATTTATATGCTGCATTGATGTCTGCCGTTGACAATGTACCACTATAATTCCCAAAGATCCTGAATTCTCCGGGCTGTAAGGTAATCGGAGCCGTTGTAGAAGCAACATTCAAAATGGTATTGTCCATTATATTCTGCCACTCACCGGTATAAGGAAAATAGGGATTAACAGGCTGAGCTGAAGTCCCATAATTGGCCAGCACCACAACATTTTTCATTCCGCTGATAGAAGGATCTGCTATATAAATCCTCGTAATCAATCCATTAGGATCATTAGCCAGGTTATTGGATTCCACACTATAGGTTTT contains:
- a CDS encoding TonB-dependent receptor, which codes for MKKLSIAVLLLGTIGAAAQEKEEAGKQIEDIIIVGNRNAKRTKIETPVPVDVINIEKIQKASPQITVQDLLNYVIPSFNSVRQSASDGTEHIDPVTLRGMGPDQVLVLVNGKRRPTTSLVNYQNTVGNGSVGTDLSTIPVIAIEKIEVLRDGAAAQYGSDAIAGVINIILKKNAGASASVTYGLSGRNDGDTYQAGANYGTSLGKKDSYVNLSLQLSHRGKTTRTQNHDLIIYDQSNLNVVNNNGVITANGIVLPNVSPVATKNYSNYFEYGSAETGSQISRAYDDALIAQNGLSRNDFNFQIGDAQIRQAQLFFNAEYPFNDRFKFYSFGGFSIKEGKGYGFRRLPSETFNVVSSIYPNGFQAVLGSQVYDISYAVGAKYNVNDWLFDLSNTFGSNTFNYNVSNTNNASLGAKSPTRFKAGAHRFLQNTLNLDVSKNINRFNLAFGGEFRFEQYQIKAGDEASYTQYDINGNVAGADATVIGAGGSQSFIGFSPDNALKKDRHSTAVYADVSYDLDKKLNIDAAARFENYSDFGNTLNGKLAVRYEFVKNYAVRAAIGTGFRAPSLQQQYFNNSYADISTSGSGIVTKGIFRNDSEAARVLGFDKLKQETSVNASAGFTLKPVRGLFITIDGYWIKVKDRIVITSNITDSRLTEYKVESGRFFANAVDTETKGVDMVVSYDWKLGGGNLNLNLAGNYTETKITDFHFPENLDTPRNEFFGPDQINIIETLSPKTKASLGLNYGIGKFNFLVRNTYFGKVIRDGYPFGSVQEFSPKVVTDISIGYDITQNINFTVGANNVFDVFPDLQIYENSYYGVFKYAPVQMGTLGSYFFGRLNFNF